A window of Mustela nigripes isolate SB6536 chromosome 9, MUSNIG.SB6536, whole genome shotgun sequence contains these coding sequences:
- the GNG10 gene encoding guanine nucleotide-binding protein G(I)/G(S)/G(O) subunit gamma-10, which yields MSSGASVNALQRLVEQLKLEAGVERIKVSQAAAELQQYCMQNACKDALLVGVPAGSNPFREPRSCALF from the exons ATGTCTTCCGGGGCCAGTGTGAACGCCCTGCAGCGCCTGGTGGAGCAGCTAAAGCTGGAGGCCGGCGTGGAGAGGATCAAG GTCTCACAGGCAGCTGCAGAGCTTCAGCAGTACTGCATGCAGAATGCTTGCAAGGATGCCCTGCTGGTAGGTGTTCCAGCTGGAAGCAACCCCTTCCGGGAGCCCAGATCCTGTGCTTTATTCTAA